From a single Columba livia isolate bColLiv1 breed racing homer chromosome 15, bColLiv1.pat.W.v2, whole genome shotgun sequence genomic region:
- the TMEM130 gene encoding transmembrane protein 130, protein MRKKKRKALRWCEPHRTDIPALPQTPRAPRLGSVCAWYLLSSSIPAVLQQPVTLATQPQERPPGAAGWALPRGSVPGAGRTCRSPAGGLGGSAGPAQREPAQPRPSPGPRPGPGPAVPARAPAPSMLPLTCPLPLTCLLLLLGRAAPLAGEYGLEITNNGPITTGAQATVHASLRMKNDSVPSDLYHFNWIYAPLILIQKSEQQFNSVIKVTGEFPGTFPVSVWVTHRNCWLCQPVARNVTVLQITEFVTGNLTIAQIEDSRLTTRGSSSSAGAVTRISFCLHDPSHFFKAASFVYNWDFGDGVYQITKEPFVYYNCSTPGNRTVHLKVIAEWEQMGSVIHERETVQKTGDFTTALELSDAVRSVNVVGSRETHVMENLSLSLHINGTPPLALCWLIKAECIPLDGEKCHLVVVNGSCYNLSHTFSYAGQYCLSVRVENGVTMLQTYHPIRVWPAGIRPALFVLLCIAAVSVVLGLVLYTTFRSTTQQKDLVEVADFDFSPLSDRNLSPHSESGCGQICCRSCFLQSSQEAARESHELLLSFYKPVKTYTV, encoded by the exons atgagaaaaaagaaaaggaaagcattgCGTTGGTGCGAGCCGCACCGAACCGACATCCCGGCTCTTCCCCAAACGCCCCGCGCTCCGCGGCTGGGCAGCGTTTGTGCTTGGTACTTATTATCCTCTTCAATCCCCGCGGTTCTGCAGCAGCCCGTTACGTTGGCAACACAACCGCAGGAACGTCCCCCGGGAGCGGCTGGTTGGGCGCTGCCGCGGGGGAGCGTCCCGGGGGCCGGGCGGACGTGCCGCAGTCCCGCGGGCGGGCTCGGGGGCAGCGCCGGCCCAGCGCAGCGAGAGCCGGCCCAGCCCCGGcccagccccggcccccgcccTGGCCCCGGCCCGGCGGTACCTGCCCGTGCCCCCGCGCCGAGCATGCTGCCGCTGACCTGCCCGCTGCCGCTgacctgcctgctgctgctgctcggccgcgccgccccgcTGGCAG GGGAGTATGGTCTGGAAATAACCAACAATGGTCCCATCACAACGGGAGCTCAAGCTACTGTTCATGCCAGcctaagaatgaagaatgacAGCGTCCCATCAGATTTGTATCACTTTAACTGGATTTATGCTCCTCTGATTCTGATCCAGAAATCCGAGCAGCAGTTTAACTCCGTGATTAAAGTGACCGGTGAATTTCCTGGGACTTTTCCTGTATCTGTCTGGGTGACTCATAGAAACTGTTGGTTATGTCAGCCAGTTGCTAGAAATGTCACCGTGCTTCAGATTACAG AATTTGTCACAGGGAATCTGACCATTGCCCAGATAGAAGACAGTAGACTTACCACGCGTGGCTCCAGTTCCTCCGCGGGGGCTGTGACCCGgatttccttctgtcttcacGACCCAAGTCATTTCTTCAAGGCAGCATCATTTGTCTACAACTGGGATTTCGGAGATGG AGTTTACCAGATCACCAAGGAGCCCTTTGTCTACTATAACTGCTCTACCCCGGGGAACCGCACGGTGCACCTGAAAGTCATCGCCGAATGGGAGCAGATGGGAAGCGTCATACATGAAAGAGAAACGGTGCAGAAAACCGGTGACTTTACCACTGCTCTGGAGCTGTCTG ATGCTGTGAGAAGCGTTAACGTAGTGGGCTCCAGAGAGACCCACGTCATGGAAAACTTGAGTTTGTCTCTGCACATCAACGGCAC CCCTCCACTGGCCCTGTGCTGGCTGATAAAAGCCGAGTGCATCCCCCTGGACGGGGAGAAATGCCATCTCGTGGTGGTGAACGGCTCCTGCTACAATCTCAGCCATACGTTCAGCTACGCGGGGCAGTATTGCCTCAGCGTCCGAGTGGAGAACGGCGTGACCATGCTGCAGACCTACCACCCGATCCGAGTGTGGCCGGCAG GGATCCGCCCGGCTCTCTTCGTCCTGCTCTGCATTGCTGCGGTTTCAGTCGTACTGGGGCTGGTGCTGTACACAACCTTTCGAAGTACCACACAACAGAAAGATCTCGTGGAG GTAGCTGACTTTGACTTTTCTCCACTGTCTGACAGAAACCTGTCTCCTCATTCGGAGTCAGGCTGTGGCCAAATATGCTGCAGATCATGTTTCCTTCAGTCATCTCAAGAAGCCGCCAGAGAGAGTCATGaacttctactttctttttacAAGCCAGTCAAAACGTACACGGTGTGA